One window of the Wolbachia endosymbiont of Encarsia formosa genome contains the following:
- a CDS encoding DNA-directed RNA polymerase subunit beta/beta' → MVDSSYMCASSAFVPRVSYSRSIDLKDSLLDLVKVQKGSYNSFTPNNESNERLEAIFHTIFPISDPLHRATIEFLNCRVDDLKYSESECIKRGITFSAQVIASIRLVIMQDGVSLEKYQEIKEYDDHSKLATVIKSAEEQEVRFCELPMMTDKGTFIINGVEKVIVSQMHRSPGVFFDSDKGKTYNSGKLIYSARVIPYRGSWLDIEFDVKDHLYFRIDRKRKLPISVLLKALGLSNNDILNKFYEKIEYIKHKSGWKVPFFPDKLKGVRLHFDLKNVEGNVLLKANVRITSKLAKNLYDNGLKEYLIPYDSICGLFLAEDLIDSASSTKILSAGESIKLEDIKKLELLSIDKISVLNIDNVSVGPYILNTLFLDENMSYENALYEIYKVFRPGEVPVLKIVEEFFRNLFFSPEYYDLSNIGRLKLNSCLGLNYEENLTTLTHEDIIEIVRKIVLLRDGQGSVDDIDHLANRRVRSVGEFIENQFRTGLLKLGRAVVDSMSTSSLDKVSPSDFINPKVLTNVLRDFFNSSQLSQFMDQTNPLSEITHKRRLSALGPGGLTRERAGFEVRDVHPTHYGRICPIETPEGQNIGLINSLAIYARINKYGFIESPYRKVVNKVVTDQIEYLSAIDEGLYYIADTSAKLDENNCFVDDMLYCRYAGTFVMVNSNQVSYIDLSPKQVISVAASLIPFLENDDANRALMGSNMQRQAVPLLKPTAPLVATGMESFVASGSGAVVLAKRGGIVDSSDSNSIVIRAFDKVGINYLDVDIYHLRKFQRSNHNTCINQKPLVHVGDCVKEGDVIADGPAINNGELALGQNLLVAFMSWQGYNFEDSIIISSEVVKKDLFTSIHIEEFECVVHDTPLGSEKITRAIPGVNEENLYHLDDSGIVKVGTRVGPGCILVGKVTPKHSLSLPPETKLLMTIFGEKSFDCVDSSLYTSPDIEGIVIDVQVFTRRGEEENERAFLIKQKEVNDFEKERDHIINVINQYFYDELRKILINSGSQDRESINFIEREGWWDIGLKNQSISKQVESLKKDFDEKVSHAIANFKQKIEKLHEGYDLPQGVSMSVKVFIAVKHSLQPGDKMAGRHGNKGVISRVVPVEDMPYLEDGTPIDIILNPLGVPSRMNVGQILETHVGWACKKLGEKVGNILDEINKIKRAFCEGIRSLSDDDFVKFAALYLDNKKCEDINDDEITASILDTPNKDELNNELTTLVENYFNSCKDVHSSLRHFLIEVYSCGGNLSICNNIRDINDNHLIEFAHKLRDGIPVTAPVFEGPKDEQIVKLFELAGLDNSGQVVLYDGCSGEKFDRKVTVGYMYMLKLHHLVDGKIHARSVGPYSLVTQQPLGGKSHFGGQRFGEMECWALQAYGAAYTLQEMLTVKSDDINGRVKIYESVIKGDSNFECGIPESFNVMIKELRSLCFNVDLKQNDIVIEDISHTNIAQSFNEVSISIASPESIKRMSYGEITDVSTANYRTFKVEKGGLFCPKIFGPVNDDECLCGKYKKRRHRGRICEKCGVEVTSSKVRRERMGHIELASPVAHIWFLKSLPSRIGALLDMSLRDIESILYSDNYVVIDPLVSSFEKGEIISEKAYNEAKDSYGVDSFIAMKGVEAIRELLTRLDLHEIRKNLRQELESVSSEIRRKKIIKRLRIVENFIKSGNRPEWMILTAIPILPPDLRPLVSLESGRPAVSDLNHHYRTIINRNNRLRKLLSLNPPEIMIRNEKRMLQEAVDSLFDNSRRNALVNKAGATGYKKSISDMLKGKQGRFRQNLLGKRVDYSGRSVIVVGPTLKLNQCGLPKRMALELFKPFVYSRLKIYGMAPTIKYASKLIRAEKPEVWDMLEVVIKEHPVLLNRAPTLHRLGIQAFEPVLIEGKAIQLHPLVCTAFNADFDGDQMAVHVPISLEAQLEARVLMMSINNVLSPSNGRPIIVPSKDIVLGIYYLTLQQLKEDDLLLFCAFCEVEHSLNNGTLHIHSHIKYKMEYINSDGNIQYKTICTTPGRLILWQIFPKHENLSFDLINQVLTVKEITSIVDLVYRSCGQSATVIFSDKLMTLGFEYATFSGTSFSRCDMVIPETKATHVNYTRGEIKKFSAQYQDGLITKSERYNKVIDEWSKCTDIIANDMLKAISVYDENSKYNSIYMMVSSGARGSTSQMKQLAGMRGLMTKPSGEIIETPIISNFREGLNVFEYFNSTHGARKGLADTALKTANSGYLTRRLVDVSQNCIVIKHDCKTKNGLIVRAIVEGNTIVASLESVVLGRTAANDIYNPLTKELLLKAGELIDEDKVKQINIAGLDAIKIRSPLTCEISPGVCSLCYGRDLATGKIVSIGEAVGVIAAQSVGEPGTQLTMRTFHIGGVMTRGIESSNIIASINARIKLNNSNIIIDKNGNKVVISRSCEVILIDSLGSEKLKHSVPYGAKLYVNEGELVKIGDKVAEWDPYTLPIITEKSGTISYQDLKDGISITEVMDESTGISNRVVKDWKLHSGVANLRPRIALLDDNEKVITLASGVEACYFTPVGAVLNVQDGQKVHAGDVITRTPRESVKTRDITGGLPRVIELFEARRPKEHAIVSEIDGYVTFSEKDRRGKRSIVIKPVDEQASPVEYLVSRSKHVIVNEGDFVRKGGLLMDGDPDLHDILRVLGLEALAHYVISEIQQVYRLQGVRIDNKHLEVILKQMLQKVEITDPGDTMYLIGENIDRLEIDRENDAMNNSGKRPAHYLPILQGITRASLETNSFISAASFQETTKVLTEAAFCGKSDPLSGLKENVIVGRLIPAGTGLVMNKVKALSLCENIDKYEKYFDIETYDEKLLSDNSYQLHSDEEESVVASHYDQSS, encoded by the coding sequence ATGGTTGATTCTTCTTATATGTGTGCTTCTAGTGCTTTTGTTCCTAGAGTTTCTTATTCCAGGTCGATTGATTTAAAAGATTCTTTGTTGGATTTGGTTAAAGTCCAAAAGGGGTCATATAATTCCTTTACTCCTAATAATGAGAGTAATGAAAGACTTGAAGCTATCTTTCATACAATTTTTCCAATATCTGATCCTTTGCATAGGGCTACTATCGAATTTTTGAATTGTAGGGTAGATGATCTTAAGTATAGTGAATCTGAATGTATAAAACGTGGTATAACTTTTTCTGCTCAGGTTATTGCTTCTATACGTCTTGTTATTATGCAGGATGGTGTTTCTCTTGAAAAATATCAAGAGATTAAAGAATATGATGATCATTCTAAGCTTGCAACTGTTATAAAATCTGCTGAAGAGCAGGAGGTTCGCTTTTGTGAACTGCCTATGATGACTGATAAAGGTACTTTCATCATCAATGGCGTAGAGAAAGTTATCGTTTCACAAATGCATAGATCTCCTGGAGTGTTTTTTGATAGTGATAAGGGAAAAACTTACAATTCTGGCAAATTGATCTATTCTGCTAGAGTTATTCCTTATAGAGGTTCTTGGCTTGATATTGAGTTTGATGTTAAAGATCATTTGTATTTTCGTATTGATAGAAAGAGAAAGTTGCCAATATCAGTTTTATTAAAGGCTTTAGGCTTATCAAATAATGACATACTTAATAAATTTTATGAAAAAATAGAGTATATAAAACATAAAAGTGGCTGGAAAGTACCTTTTTTCCCTGATAAATTGAAGGGAGTGAGGCTTCATTTTGATTTAAAGAATGTTGAAGGTAATGTGTTACTTAAAGCTAATGTTCGTATTACTTCAAAATTAGCTAAAAATCTATATGATAACGGGTTGAAAGAGTATCTAATTCCTTATGATTCTATATGTGGTTTATTTCTTGCAGAAGATTTAATAGATAGTGCTAGTTCTACAAAAATCTTATCTGCTGGTGAATCTATAAAATTAGAGGATATAAAAAAGCTTGAATTATTATCTATAGATAAAATATCAGTGTTAAACATAGATAATGTTTCTGTTGGACCTTACATATTAAACACACTTTTCTTAGATGAAAACATGTCTTATGAGAACGCTCTATATGAAATATATAAGGTTTTTCGTCCAGGTGAAGTTCCTGTTTTAAAGATAGTAGAGGAGTTTTTTCGTAATCTTTTCTTCAGTCCGGAATATTATGATTTGTCTAACATTGGTAGATTAAAACTTAACTCTTGCCTTGGGTTAAATTATGAGGAAAATTTAACTACTTTAACACATGAAGACATTATTGAAATTGTAAGAAAAATAGTATTGTTACGTGATGGTCAAGGATCTGTAGATGATATTGATCATTTAGCAAATAGAAGAGTCCGTTCAGTTGGAGAGTTTATAGAAAATCAATTTAGGACTGGATTATTAAAATTGGGACGGGCAGTAGTTGATTCTATGTCTACTTCTAGTTTAGATAAGGTATCTCCATCTGATTTTATAAATCCAAAAGTGTTAACCAATGTCTTAAGAGATTTTTTCAACTCTTCCCAATTATCTCAATTTATGGATCAGACTAATCCATTATCTGAAATAACACATAAAAGAAGGTTGTCAGCGTTAGGTCCTGGTGGTTTAACAAGAGAGAGGGCGGGATTTGAAGTGCGTGATGTTCATCCAACTCATTACGGAAGAATTTGCCCTATTGAAACTCCTGAGGGGCAGAATATAGGCTTAATTAACAGCTTAGCTATATACGCTCGTATTAATAAATATGGGTTCATTGAAAGTCCTTATAGGAAAGTAGTTAATAAGGTTGTTACTGATCAAATTGAGTATCTGTCTGCTATAGATGAAGGTTTATATTATATAGCCGATACCAGCGCAAAGCTTGATGAGAACAACTGCTTTGTTGATGATATGTTATACTGTAGGTATGCTGGTACCTTTGTAATGGTAAATAGTAATCAAGTAAGTTACATTGATTTATCTCCTAAGCAGGTAATATCGGTTGCTGCTTCTTTAATTCCATTTTTAGAAAATGATGATGCTAATAGAGCGTTAATGGGTTCAAATATGCAGCGTCAAGCTGTACCTTTATTGAAGCCTACTGCTCCTTTGGTTGCTACTGGCATGGAATCTTTCGTAGCTTCTGGCTCTGGTGCTGTAGTTTTAGCAAAACGTGGTGGCATAGTTGACAGCTCAGATAGTAACTCTATAGTTATACGTGCTTTTGACAAAGTAGGAATTAACTACTTGGATGTAGATATTTATCATCTAAGAAAATTTCAGCGTTCTAACCATAATACTTGTATTAACCAGAAACCACTGGTGCATGTAGGTGATTGTGTTAAGGAAGGTGATGTGATAGCTGATGGTCCTGCTATTAATAACGGTGAATTGGCACTTGGCCAAAACTTGCTAGTCGCTTTTATGTCTTGGCAAGGTTATAATTTTGAAGACTCAATCATTATTTCTAGTGAAGTTGTTAAAAAAGATCTATTTACTTCTATTCATATAGAAGAATTTGAATGTGTTGTACATGACACTCCTTTAGGGTCGGAAAAAATAACTCGTGCCATACCAGGTGTTAATGAAGAAAATCTTTATCACTTGGATGATAGTGGTATAGTAAAGGTTGGTACAAGAGTTGGTCCAGGTTGTATTTTGGTGGGGAAAGTTACACCTAAGCATTCTCTTTCATTGCCTCCTGAGACAAAATTGTTAATGACAATTTTTGGTGAAAAGTCATTTGATTGTGTGGATTCCTCTTTATATACATCTCCAGATATTGAAGGGATAGTGATTGATGTGCAGGTCTTTACACGCAGAGGGGAAGAAGAAAACGAAAGGGCGTTTCTTATTAAGCAGAAAGAGGTAAATGATTTTGAGAAAGAGCGGGACCATATAATCAATGTTATTAATCAATATTTCTATGATGAATTAAGAAAAATTCTTATTAATTCTGGCTCTCAAGATCGAGAAAGTATTAATTTTATTGAACGTGAGGGATGGTGGGATATAGGATTGAAAAACCAATCTATTTCTAAGCAAGTTGAGAGCTTAAAAAAAGATTTTGATGAAAAAGTATCACATGCAATAGCAAACTTTAAGCAAAAAATAGAAAAATTGCATGAAGGTTATGATCTGCCTCAAGGTGTATCGATGTCAGTAAAAGTTTTTATTGCTGTAAAACATAGTTTGCAGCCAGGGGATAAAATGGCTGGTAGACATGGAAATAAAGGTGTGATTTCTCGAGTTGTTCCAGTAGAAGATATGCCTTATTTAGAAGATGGTACTCCTATTGATATTATTCTTAACCCTCTTGGCGTTCCTTCACGAATGAATGTAGGGCAAATATTGGAAACGCATGTAGGTTGGGCTTGTAAAAAATTAGGAGAAAAAGTAGGCAATATTCTTGATGAGATCAATAAAATCAAACGTGCTTTTTGTGAGGGAATTAGATCTCTCAGTGATGATGATTTTGTAAAATTTGCAGCATTATATCTTGATAATAAAAAATGTGAGGATATTAATGATGATGAAATAACGGCTTCTATTTTAGATACGCCTAATAAGGATGAATTAAATAATGAATTGACTACATTAGTAGAGAATTATTTTAACTCTTGTAAAGATGTACACAGTAGTTTACGTCACTTCCTGATTGAGGTTTATAGTTGTGGCGGTAATTTATCTATTTGTAATAATATTCGTGATATTAATGATAATCACCTCATTGAATTTGCGCATAAGTTGCGTGATGGCATTCCTGTTACTGCACCTGTATTTGAAGGTCCAAAAGATGAACAAATAGTAAAGCTATTTGAACTTGCTGGATTGGATAACTCTGGGCAAGTTGTATTATATGATGGTTGTTCGGGTGAGAAGTTTGATCGCAAAGTTACAGTTGGTTACATGTACATGCTTAAGTTGCATCACTTAGTAGATGGTAAAATTCATGCGCGTTCAGTAGGACCTTATAGTTTGGTTACTCAACAACCTCTTGGAGGAAAGTCTCATTTTGGTGGTCAGCGTTTTGGTGAAATGGAATGTTGGGCATTACAAGCCTACGGTGCTGCTTACACTTTGCAGGAAATGTTAACTGTGAAGTCTGATGACATTAATGGCAGGGTTAAGATTTATGAATCGGTAATAAAAGGTGACAGTAACTTTGAATGTGGAATTCCTGAATCCTTTAATGTCATGATAAAAGAGTTGCGTTCCTTGTGTTTTAATGTGGATTTGAAGCAAAATGACATAGTAATTGAAGATATATCTCACACTAATATCGCACAATCTTTTAATGAGGTTAGCATTTCCATTGCTAGCCCTGAAAGTATTAAACGTATGTCTTATGGAGAGATAACAGATGTTTCAACTGCAAACTACCGTACATTCAAAGTTGAGAAAGGTGGATTATTTTGTCCTAAAATTTTTGGTCCTGTCAATGATGATGAATGTTTATGTGGAAAGTACAAAAAAAGAAGACATAGGGGCCGTATATGCGAAAAATGTGGAGTAGAAGTTACATCTTCTAAAGTAAGAAGAGAAAGAATGGGTCATATAGAGCTTGCATCTCCTGTTGCTCATATATGGTTTTTGAAGTCACTTCCTTCAAGAATTGGAGCATTATTAGATATGTCTCTTAGAGATATCGAAAGTATTTTATATAGTGATAATTATGTTGTAATAGATCCTCTTGTTTCCTCTTTTGAAAAAGGTGAAATTATTAGTGAGAAAGCTTATAATGAAGCTAAAGATAGCTATGGGGTCGATAGCTTTATAGCTATGAAAGGTGTTGAAGCTATAAGAGAATTGCTAACACGCCTTGATTTACATGAAATTAGGAAGAATTTAAGACAGGAGTTAGAATCTGTTTCTTCTGAAATAAGAAGAAAGAAAATTATAAAGAGATTACGTATTGTTGAAAATTTTATCAAGTCTGGAAACAGACCTGAGTGGATGATACTTACAGCTATACCTATTTTACCACCTGATTTGCGTCCCTTGGTATCGCTTGAAAGTGGTCGACCTGCAGTTTCTGATTTAAATCATCATTATAGAACTATTATTAATAGGAATAATAGATTGAGAAAATTATTAAGTTTAAATCCTCCTGAGATTATGATTCGTAATGAGAAAAGAATGTTACAAGAGGCAGTTGATTCTCTTTTTGATAATAGTCGTCGTAATGCTCTGGTAAATAAAGCTGGCGCTACTGGATATAAAAAATCTATTAGCGATATGCTGAAAGGAAAGCAAGGTCGTTTCCGTCAGAATCTTTTAGGAAAAAGGGTAGACTACTCTGGACGTTCTGTAATAGTTGTTGGTCCAACTTTGAAACTAAATCAGTGTGGATTACCGAAAAGAATGGCTCTTGAGTTATTCAAACCTTTTGTTTACTCAAGACTTAAAATATATGGAATGGCTCCAACTATAAAATATGCTAGCAAGTTAATAAGAGCAGAAAAGCCAGAAGTCTGGGATATGCTTGAAGTAGTAATAAAAGAGCATCCTGTTTTGCTAAATAGAGCGCCTACGCTACACAGGCTTGGTATTCAGGCTTTTGAGCCAGTCCTTATTGAAGGTAAAGCAATACAGCTTCATCCACTTGTTTGTACAGCATTTAACGCTGACTTTGATGGTGATCAAATGGCAGTACATGTGCCAATTTCATTGGAAGCTCAACTTGAAGCTAGAGTGTTGATGATGTCAATTAATAACGTTTTAAGTCCTTCTAATGGAAGACCGATTATAGTTCCTAGTAAAGATATAGTGCTTGGTATATACTACCTAACTTTACAGCAACTTAAGGAGGATGATTTACTACTTTTTTGTGCTTTTTGTGAAGTTGAGCATTCCTTAAACAACGGTACTCTACATATTCATTCTCATATAAAGTACAAAATGGAATACATCAATAGCGATGGAAACATTCAGTATAAAACTATTTGTACAACTCCTGGACGTTTAATATTATGGCAGATTTTTCCTAAACATGAGAATCTAAGCTTCGATTTAATAAATCAGGTATTAACAGTTAAGGAAATAACTAGTATAGTTGATTTAGTATATCGTAGCTGCGGTCAAAGTGCTACAGTGATATTTTCTGATAAATTGATGACACTTGGCTTTGAGTATGCTACATTTTCTGGTACTTCTTTTAGTCGTTGCGATATGGTCATACCTGAAACTAAAGCTACACACGTTAACTATACAAGGGGTGAAATTAAGAAATTCTCTGCACAGTATCAAGACGGGCTAATCACTAAAAGTGAAAGGTATAATAAAGTTATAGATGAGTGGTCTAAGTGCACAGATATAATAGCGAATGATATGTTAAAAGCGATATCTGTGTATGATGAAAATAGTAAGTACAATTCAATATATATGATGGTTAGCTCCGGTGCAAGAGGTTCTACTTCCCAGATGAAGCAGTTAGCAGGAATGCGAGGGTTAATGACCAAACCTTCTGGTGAAATTATAGAAACACCTATAATTTCTAATTTTCGCGAAGGATTGAATGTATTTGAATACTTTAATTCTACTCACGGAGCGCGTAAAGGTTTAGCTGATACTGCACTTAAAACTGCAAACTCTGGATACTTAACTCGTCGCTTGGTTGATGTATCTCAAAATTGCATAGTTATAAAACATGACTGTAAAACGAAAAATGGCCTTATTGTAAGAGCTATAGTTGAAGGGAATACTATAGTTGCATCTCTAGAGAGTGTTGTACTGGGTAGAACAGCTGCAAATGATATATATAACCCATTAACCAAAGAGTTATTATTAAAAGCAGGGGAATTAATTGATGAAGATAAAGTAAAGCAAATCAACATTGCAGGTCTTGATGCTATAAAAATTAGATCGCCTTTAACTTGTGAAATAAGTCCTGGTGTGTGTTCTTTGTGTTATGGAAGAGACCTTGCAACTGGTAAAATTGTTTCAATAGGTGAAGCAGTTGGTGTTATCGCTGCTCAATCTGTTGGAGAGCCAGGTACTCAGTTAACGATGCGTACTTTCCATATAGGTGGAGTAATGACTAGAGGTATTGAATCCTCAAATATTATAGCTTCTATTAACGCTAGAATAAAATTAAACAACAGTAATATAATTATAGATAAAAACGGAAATAAAGTTGTTATAAGCCGTTCCTGTGAAGTCATCTTAATTGATAGCCTTGGTAGTGAAAAATTGAAGCACAGTGTGCCTTATGGTGCTAAACTTTATGTAAATGAAGGTGAGTTAGTAAAAATTGGTGATAAAGTTGCGGAATGGGATCCGTATACACTACCTATTATTACGGAAAAGAGTGGTACAATATCTTACCAGGATTTAAAAGATGGAATTTCGATCACTGAAGTGATGGATGAATCTACAGGAATATCAAATAGAGTAGTAAAAGATTGGAAATTGCACTCTGGTGTAGCTAATTTACGTCCTCGTATTGCACTGCTTGATGATAATGAAAAAGTAATAACACTTGCAAGTGGTGTGGAAGCATGTTACTTCACACCAGTTGGTGCAGTGCTTAATGTACAGGATGGACAAAAAGTTCATGCAGGTGATGTTATCACAAGAACGCCAAGAGAGTCAGTTAAAACTCGTGATATTACTGGTGGTTTACCAAGGGTGATAGAGTTATTTGAAGCACGTCGTCCTAAAGAGCATGCTATCGTTAGTGAAATAGACGGTTATGTAACATTCTCTGAAAAAGATCGTAGAGGAAAACGTAGTATAGTAATTAAACCTGTAGATGAGCAAGCTTCTCCAGTTGAGTATTTAGTATCAAGAAGTAAGCATGTAATAGTCAATGAAGGTGATTTTGTGCGTAAAGGTGGTTTATTGATGGATGGCGATCCTGATCTTCATGATATTTTACGTGTGCTTGGGTTAGAAGCGTTAGCACACTATGTGATTTCTGAAATACAGCAAGTTTATAGATTGCAAGGTGTGCGCATAGATAACAAGCATTTAGAAGTGATCTTAAAGCAAATGCTACAAAAAGTAGAAATTACAGATCCTGGTGATACTATGTACTTAATTGGAGAAAATATCGACAGGCTGGAAATTGATAGAGAAAATGATGCTATGAATAACTCTGGAAAACGACCTGCTCATTATCTTCCTATTCTGCAGGGAATTACTAGAGCAAGCCTTGAAACTAATTCCTTTATTTCTGCTGCCTCTTTCCAAGAAACAACAAAAGTACTTACGGAAGCAGCATTTTGTGGAAAGAGTGATCCTTTGAGTGGGTTAAAAGAAAATGTTATAGTAGGAAGATTAATTCCTGCTGGTACGGGTTTAGTTATGAATAAGGTGAAAGCACTTTCGCTTTGTGAAAATATAGATAAATATGAAAAATATTTTGATATTGAGACTTATGACGAAAAATTGCTGAGTGATAATAGTTATCAATTACATTCTGATGAAGAAGAGAGTGTGGTGGCATCGCACTATGATCAGTCAAGTTGA